A window of Corallococcus macrosporus DSM 14697 contains these coding sequences:
- a CDS encoding aldehyde dehydrogenase produces the protein MEKVLNYIGGELLPARGGAWLDKPEPATAETYAQVPDSDAADVQRAVEAAARAFPAWAATPATERSRWLRRIADGIRSRLDAFARAESIDTGKPLSVASTVDIPRSILNFEFFADAVTQFSSEAHQTDDVALNYTLRAPLGVVGCISPWNLPLYLLSWKIAPALAMGNCVVAKPSEVTPMTAYLLAQVCRDVGLPPGVLNLVHGLGPKVGAAMSEHPDISAISFTGSTRTGAEIARVAAPAFKKLSLEMGGKNPNVVFADCDFDEALATTLRSSFANQGQICLCGPRIFVQRPLYARFKEALVERTRALKVGDPLEAGTDQGALVSQQHFDKVLGYVSLAKQEGGRVLTGGQRASVPGRCRDGWFVEPTLLEGLDAGCRTNQEEIFGPVASIMPFDSEDEVLAWANATKYGLAASVWTQDVKRAHRFASRLHSGIVWVNTWMLRDLRTPFGGVKDSGVGREGGWDALRFFTEPKNICIKL, from the coding sequence ATGGAGAAGGTGCTCAACTACATCGGCGGTGAGCTGCTGCCCGCGCGCGGCGGCGCGTGGCTGGACAAGCCCGAGCCCGCCACGGCCGAGACGTATGCCCAGGTGCCGGACTCCGACGCGGCCGACGTCCAGCGCGCGGTGGAGGCCGCCGCGCGGGCCTTCCCCGCCTGGGCCGCCACGCCGGCCACCGAGCGCTCGCGCTGGCTGCGTCGCATCGCGGACGGCATCCGGAGCCGCCTGGACGCCTTCGCCCGCGCGGAGTCCATCGACACCGGCAAGCCGCTGTCGGTCGCCTCCACGGTGGACATCCCGCGCAGCATCCTCAACTTCGAGTTCTTCGCGGACGCGGTGACGCAGTTCTCCAGCGAGGCGCACCAGACGGACGACGTGGCCCTCAACTACACCCTGCGCGCGCCGCTGGGCGTGGTGGGCTGCATCTCCCCGTGGAACCTGCCGCTCTACCTGCTGTCCTGGAAGATTGCGCCGGCGCTCGCCATGGGGAACTGCGTGGTGGCCAAGCCGTCCGAGGTGACGCCGATGACGGCGTACCTGCTGGCCCAGGTCTGCCGCGACGTGGGCCTGCCGCCGGGCGTGCTCAACCTGGTGCACGGCCTGGGCCCCAAGGTGGGCGCCGCGATGAGCGAGCACCCGGACATCAGCGCCATCTCCTTCACCGGCAGCACCCGCACCGGCGCGGAGATTGCGCGCGTGGCCGCGCCCGCCTTCAAGAAGCTGTCGCTGGAGATGGGCGGGAAGAATCCCAACGTCGTCTTCGCGGACTGCGACTTCGACGAGGCCCTGGCCACCACGCTGCGCTCGTCCTTCGCCAACCAGGGGCAGATCTGCCTCTGCGGCCCGCGCATCTTCGTGCAGCGGCCCCTCTACGCGCGCTTCAAGGAGGCGCTGGTGGAGCGCACGCGCGCGCTCAAGGTGGGTGACCCGCTGGAGGCGGGCACGGACCAGGGCGCGCTGGTGTCGCAGCAGCACTTCGACAAGGTGCTGGGCTACGTGAGCCTGGCGAAGCAGGAGGGCGGCCGCGTCCTCACCGGCGGACAGCGCGCCAGCGTGCCCGGGCGCTGCCGCGACGGCTGGTTCGTGGAGCCCACCCTCCTTGAAGGGCTGGACGCGGGCTGCCGCACCAACCAGGAAGAAATCTTCGGCCCGGTGGCCAGCATCATGCCCTTCGACTCGGAGGACGAGGTGCTGGCGTGGGCCAACGCCACGAAGTACGGCCTGGCCGCCAGCGTGTGGACCCAGGACGTGAAGCGCGCGCACCGCTTCGCCTCGCGGCTGCACAGCGGCATCGTCTGGGTGAACACGTGGATGCTGCGCGATTTGCGCACGCCGTTTGGCGGCGTGAAGGACTCCGGCGTGGGCCGCGAGGGCGGCTGGGACGCGCTGCGCTTCTTCACCGAGCCGAAGAACATCTGCATCAAGCTGTGA
- a CDS encoding FAD/NAD(P)-binding protein, giving the protein MVIVGGGASGTLLAVHLLRSARAPFRVALVERSGRPGRGLAYSTTSPCHLLNVPAARMGAFAEDPEHFLRWVRRELPAAAPGAFIARQRYGRYLEAALREARAHAAQDVHLEVVASDVAAIEETEAGTVRLALADGGRLEARAAVLALGNALPSNLRVPDGGLYASRRYHRSPWAPDALRGVAPQDDVLLIGTGLTMVDTVLSLREQGHQGPIHALSRHGLLPQLHREGAQEGATAYASPGIREALRALRHELRRERGDAAGPHPLTPRIRPVLRLVRREVRRAAEAGADWRTVVDALRPVTVPLWRRLPVGERQRFLRHLRAYWDVHRHRMAPSIGETVERLRREGQLTLHAARIQGFSLEASGVAVRLRPRGQRGEAVLHVRHVINCTGPEGAMTRGHPVLGALVETGRASPDALGLGLATDADGALLDAHGRASGRLYTLGPPRRGELWETTAVPEIRGQARALAWHLLQRLAHARAWHPPTESAGAALDG; this is encoded by the coding sequence GTGGTCATCGTCGGGGGAGGGGCCAGCGGCACGCTGCTGGCGGTGCACCTCCTGCGGAGCGCGCGCGCTCCCTTCCGCGTGGCCTTGGTGGAGCGGAGCGGGCGCCCGGGGCGGGGGTTGGCGTATTCGACGACCAGCCCCTGTCACCTGCTGAACGTGCCCGCGGCGCGGATGGGCGCCTTCGCGGAGGACCCGGAGCACTTCCTGCGCTGGGTGCGCCGCGAGCTGCCAGCAGCCGCACCCGGCGCCTTCATCGCCCGCCAGCGCTATGGCCGCTACCTGGAGGCGGCCCTGCGCGAGGCGCGCGCCCACGCCGCGCAGGACGTGCACCTGGAGGTGGTGGCCAGCGACGTCGCCGCCATCGAGGAGACGGAGGCCGGCACGGTGCGGCTCGCGCTGGCGGACGGGGGCCGGTTGGAGGCCCGCGCCGCCGTGCTGGCCCTGGGCAATGCGCTGCCCTCCAACCTGCGCGTGCCGGACGGCGGGCTGTACGCCAGCCGCCGCTATCACCGCTCCCCCTGGGCCCCGGACGCGCTGCGGGGCGTGGCCCCCCAGGATGACGTGCTGCTCATCGGCACGGGGCTCACCATGGTGGACACCGTGCTGTCACTGCGGGAGCAGGGCCACCAGGGCCCCATCCACGCGCTGTCCCGGCATGGCCTGTTGCCGCAACTGCACCGGGAAGGCGCCCAGGAGGGCGCCACGGCGTACGCCTCGCCTGGCATCCGGGAAGCGCTGCGGGCCCTGCGCCACGAACTGCGACGCGAGCGGGGCGACGCCGCCGGGCCTCACCCCCTCACCCCGCGCATCCGGCCCGTCCTGCGGCTCGTCCGGCGCGAGGTGCGGCGCGCGGCGGAGGCGGGCGCGGACTGGCGCACGGTGGTGGACGCGCTGCGGCCCGTGACGGTGCCGCTGTGGCGGCGGCTGCCGGTGGGCGAGCGACAGCGCTTCCTCCGGCACCTGCGCGCGTACTGGGACGTGCACCGCCACCGGATGGCGCCCAGCATCGGCGAGACGGTGGAGCGGCTGCGGCGCGAGGGCCAACTGACGCTCCATGCGGCGCGCATCCAGGGCTTTTCACTGGAAGCCTCGGGCGTGGCGGTCCGCCTGCGGCCCCGGGGCCAGCGCGGCGAGGCGGTGCTGCACGTGCGGCACGTCATCAACTGCACCGGGCCGGAGGGCGCGATGACGCGCGGCCACCCGGTGCTCGGCGCGTTGGTGGAGACAGGGCGCGCGAGCCCGGACGCCCTGGGCCTGGGGCTGGCGACGGACGCGGACGGCGCGCTGCTGGACGCGCACGGCCGCGCCTCCGGGCGCCTCTACACCCTGGGCCCGCCGCGCCGCGGCGAGCTGTGGGAGACGACGGCCGTGCCCGAGATTCGTGGCCAGGCCCGGGCGCTGGCGTGGCACCTGCTCCAGCGCCTGGCCCACGCGCGCGCGTGGCACCCGCCCACGGAGTCCGCGGGCGCCGCGCTCGACGGGTAG
- a CDS encoding sensor histidine kinase has product MTLRARVKLMSAVAQRRGTLRRAFGTLQGPTLNGARPRAAHASTREAALLEETVRERTAALEAANVKLSRSLEQLRATQAQLLFADRLIALGRIAAGVGHEINNPLAFILSNLEYIHQELQQKEHLSEQERQEVLEALAETRDGAERIRLIVRDLQTLSRAEDVGTGPSDLASVVRTAAKMAMHELRHRARLVVECEGLPPVQGNGARLGQVFLNLLLNAAQSIVPGEVEKNEVHVVAREAKAGRVAVEVRDTGCGISPEHRERIFDPFFTTKPLGVGTGLGLAVCHGIVTSLGGTLTVESAPERGSIFRVTLPVAGAFAQAPRSQQADAVA; this is encoded by the coding sequence ATGACGCTGCGAGCGAGGGTGAAGTTGATGTCGGCGGTGGCGCAGCGGCGGGGAACCCTGCGGCGCGCCTTCGGCACGCTCCAGGGCCCGACGTTGAACGGCGCGCGTCCGCGCGCGGCGCACGCCTCCACGCGGGAGGCGGCGCTGCTGGAGGAGACGGTGCGCGAGCGGACCGCGGCGCTGGAGGCGGCCAACGTCAAGCTGTCGCGCAGCCTGGAGCAGCTCCGCGCCACCCAGGCGCAGCTCTTGTTCGCGGACCGGCTGATTGCGCTGGGCCGCATCGCGGCGGGCGTGGGGCACGAAATCAACAACCCGCTGGCCTTCATCCTCAGCAACCTGGAGTACATCCACCAGGAGCTCCAGCAGAAGGAACACCTGTCGGAGCAGGAGCGGCAGGAGGTGCTGGAGGCGCTGGCGGAGACGCGCGACGGCGCCGAGCGCATCCGCCTCATCGTGAGGGATTTGCAGACGCTGTCCCGCGCGGAGGACGTGGGCACGGGCCCGTCGGACCTGGCCTCGGTGGTGCGCACCGCGGCGAAGATGGCCATGCACGAGCTGCGGCACCGCGCGCGGCTGGTGGTGGAGTGCGAGGGCCTGCCGCCGGTGCAGGGCAACGGCGCGCGGCTGGGGCAGGTGTTCCTCAACCTGCTGCTCAACGCGGCGCAATCCATCGTCCCGGGCGAGGTGGAGAAGAACGAGGTCCACGTCGTCGCCCGCGAGGCGAAGGCCGGCCGCGTCGCCGTGGAGGTGCGGGACACCGGCTGCGGCATCTCCCCCGAGCACCGCGAGCGCATCTTCGACCCGTTCTTCACCACCAAGCCCCTGGGCGTGGGCACGGGCCTGGGGCTCGCGGTGTGCCATGGCATCGTCACGTCGCTGGGCGGCACGCTGACGGTGGAGAGCGCGCCAGAGCGGGGCAGCATCTTCCGCGTCACGTTGCCCGTGGCCGGCGCCTTCGCCCAGGCCCCCCGCTCCCAGCAGGCGGACGCGGTGGCCTGA
- a CDS encoding DUF2243 domain-containing protein: MSAGNRGPLVLAGLLLGVGLGGFVDGILLHQILQWHHMLSTPLPPDDVVNIKVNMFWDGLFHAFTWLVTLAGVWALWRAGQRSDVPWSTRT, from the coding sequence ATGAGCGCGGGGAACCGGGGGCCGCTGGTGCTCGCGGGCCTGCTGCTGGGCGTGGGCCTGGGCGGCTTCGTGGACGGCATCCTCCTGCACCAGATCCTCCAGTGGCACCACATGCTCTCCACGCCCCTGCCGCCCGACGACGTGGTGAACATCAAGGTGAACATGTTCTGGGACGGCCTCTTCCATGCCTTCACCTGGCTGGTGACGCTGGCGGGCGTGTGGGCGCTCTGGCGCGCGGGCCAGCGCTCCGACGTCCCCTGGTCCACGCGCACCTGA
- a CDS encoding 2-keto-4-pentenoate hydratase, which yields MTATVDHEALAHTLDSARLERREVAPLTREHPTLSVPDAYAIQEAGIRLRLSHGERVVGLKMGLTSEAKRKQMNLDSPVYGVLTDRMQIPADGVIQLSQGVHPKIEPEIAFRTARELRGTVTRDQVLDACESVFAAMEILDSRYRDFKYFSLPDVVADNASSSLFVLGTTEHPPRALDLTRLEMTMSVNGEPAQSARSDAISGDPVVSVIQLCELLAQRGQVLPAGSIVLAGAATAAHMLRPGDRVQLTVEGLGIVAVSAE from the coding sequence ATGACCGCGACCGTGGACCATGAGGCATTGGCACACACGTTGGATTCGGCCAGGTTGGAGCGGCGCGAGGTGGCGCCCCTCACCCGCGAGCACCCCACGCTGAGCGTGCCGGACGCCTACGCCATCCAGGAGGCCGGCATCCGGCTGCGCCTGTCCCACGGCGAGCGCGTGGTGGGCCTCAAGATGGGGCTCACCTCCGAGGCCAAGCGCAAGCAGATGAACCTGGACTCGCCCGTGTATGGCGTGCTCACGGACCGGATGCAGATTCCCGCGGACGGCGTCATCCAGCTCTCGCAGGGGGTCCACCCCAAAATCGAGCCGGAGATTGCCTTCCGCACCGCGCGCGAGCTGCGCGGCACGGTGACGCGCGACCAGGTGCTGGACGCCTGTGAGTCCGTGTTCGCGGCGATGGAAATCCTCGACTCGCGCTACCGCGACTTCAAGTACTTCTCCCTGCCGGACGTGGTGGCGGACAACGCGTCGTCCTCGCTGTTCGTGCTGGGCACCACCGAGCACCCGCCGCGCGCGTTGGATTTGACGCGGCTGGAGATGACGATGTCCGTGAACGGCGAGCCCGCGCAATCCGCCCGCTCGGACGCCATCTCCGGCGACCCCGTCGTCTCCGTCATCCAGCTCTGCGAGCTGCTGGCCCAGCGCGGCCAGGTGCTGCCGGCGGGCAGCATCGTGCTGGCGGGCGCCGCCACCGCCGCGCACATGCTGCGCCCGGGAGACCGGGTGCAGCTCACGGTGGAGGGGCTGGGCATCGTGGCGGTGTCCGCCGAATAG
- a CDS encoding outer membrane beta-barrel protein yields the protein MRYPSIIAALLFSATTASAQEYDEHVHDGFYLRLQVGGGYLRASAADFTPEVAVKGASGNINAEIGFALVNNLILYGKFYGAASPNPSIQVGDLSVDNANEEWSQNLGAVGLGVTYYFMPANIYLSGAISYTQLSISEQGETIAETDLGGGLHLGIGKEWWVSKNWGLGIGAELALGRIRDDSNNDSWNVTNVAIVLSATYN from the coding sequence ATGCGATACCCCAGCATCATCGCGGCCCTGCTCTTCAGCGCCACCACCGCGAGCGCCCAGGAATACGACGAGCACGTTCATGACGGTTTCTATCTGCGCCTGCAGGTGGGCGGCGGCTATCTCCGGGCCTCGGCGGCCGACTTCACGCCCGAAGTGGCGGTGAAGGGCGCCAGCGGCAACATCAACGCCGAAATCGGCTTCGCGCTCGTCAACAACCTCATCCTCTACGGCAAGTTCTACGGCGCCGCCTCGCCCAACCCGAGCATCCAGGTGGGGGACCTCTCCGTCGACAACGCGAACGAGGAGTGGAGCCAGAACCTGGGCGCGGTGGGCCTGGGCGTCACCTATTACTTCATGCCCGCCAACATCTACCTGTCCGGCGCCATCAGCTACACCCAGCTCTCCATCAGCGAGCAGGGTGAGACGATTGCCGAGACGGACCTGGGCGGCGGCCTGCACCTGGGCATCGGCAAGGAGTGGTGGGTCAGCAAGAACTGGGGCCTGGGCATCGGCGCCGAGCTGGCGCTGGGCCGCATCCGGGACGACAGCAACAACGACAGTTGGAACGTCACCAACGTGGCCATCGTCCTGTCCGCGACGTACAACTGA
- a CDS encoding SDR family NAD(P)-dependent oxidoreductase, whose protein sequence is MSRKVALITGASAGLGEQFAHLFAKDGHDVILVARSAPRLEALAAKLEQAHGVKAHVFPADLGRPESPEQLFDAVRARGLAVEFLVNNAGFGSCGPFLEQELAREAEMVEVNCTALLKLSHLFARPMRERGSGRILNVASTAGFQPGPFMATYFATKAFVVSLSEALAHELKGTGVTVTCHCPGATHTEFTQRAGNGQTRLFQRSGVAKAEDVAAHAYAMMMRGRVLAIHGLLNWAGTMGARLGPRGVVRALAASLNQQG, encoded by the coding sequence ATGTCGCGGAAAGTGGCGCTCATCACCGGAGCCTCGGCGGGTTTGGGAGAGCAGTTCGCACACCTGTTCGCGAAGGACGGGCACGACGTCATCCTGGTCGCGCGCAGCGCTCCGCGCCTGGAGGCGCTGGCGGCGAAGCTGGAGCAGGCGCACGGGGTGAAGGCGCACGTCTTCCCGGCGGACCTGGGACGGCCGGAGTCCCCGGAGCAGCTCTTCGACGCGGTGCGCGCGCGCGGGCTCGCGGTGGAGTTCCTGGTGAACAACGCGGGCTTCGGCTCCTGCGGCCCCTTCCTGGAGCAGGAGCTGGCGCGCGAGGCGGAGATGGTGGAGGTCAACTGCACCGCGCTCTTGAAGCTGTCTCACCTGTTCGCGCGGCCCATGCGCGAGCGGGGCAGCGGGCGCATCCTCAACGTCGCCTCCACCGCGGGCTTCCAACCCGGGCCCTTCATGGCCACGTACTTCGCCACCAAGGCCTTCGTGGTCTCCCTGTCGGAGGCGCTGGCCCACGAGCTGAAGGGCACGGGCGTGACGGTGACGTGCCACTGCCCGGGCGCCACGCACACGGAGTTCACCCAGCGGGCGGGCAATGGCCAGACGCGCTTGTTCCAGCGCTCCGGCGTGGCGAAGGCGGAGGACGTGGCCGCTCATGCCTACGCGATGATGATGCGCGGCCGGGTGCTCGCCATCCATGGACTGCTCAACTGGGCGGGGACCATGGGCGCGCGCCTCGGCCCGCGCGGGGTGGTGCGCGCGCTGGCGGCCAGCCTCAACCAGCAGGGCTGA